TTGTAATAATTCCTATTTTTGCTATTTCTTTACTCATTTTAAAATATGTCCTTTCTCTTTTATATAATAAACTGTTGCAAACTTTTCAAAAAACTCTTTTGCACTTGTAGTATCAATAATTTTATCTTTTTGACCTAAGTAAACTTCGATTTTAGTTCCCTTGTTTAAAAGTTCTTCTAAATCTTTTTCATCCCATTTATAATAAAGTAGTTCTTCAAGCTCTTGTACTGTAGCTTCTTTATAATAATCTTTCATATTAACTTTAGAAGGGAAAGAAACATTTTGTAAAAAAGTATTACAGTAAGCTTGTTCATCTTTTTTATAATACATTAATTGCATTCTTTTAAACTTTTCATCTTTAGTTTCAAAAAAAGCAGGAGAAAAAAGTTGCAATAAATCAACTCTTCTTTTTGTAGTTAAAGCATATTCAAATGCTTTTATAGTCCCATAAGAAAATCCAGAAACAGTTAAGTCGTTTTCAACTAAGTAATCCTCAAAAAGCTCTTTTTCATTCTCTAAAGAGAAGCCAGAAAAATATTTAAATGTCATTTTCTAAAATTACCTCATTTTCTAAAATAAGTGTTTTTAATCTATTTATTTCATTTACATTTTGAGAAATAATTGACCTTAAAGAGTTTGAAACTTCATCTATAATATTTTGAGAGCTTTTTACCATTTTATACTCTTCTTTCATATCTTCAGCTAACTCATATGCTTTTTTAATATCATCTTTATTTATTGCATATTTCTCATTTTTTATAACTTCAACTGCAATTGAACCACAAAGATATCTTTTAATATTTTCTAGTAATTCATTATATGAAGGGTAAATAGAGTCTAAAACAGAAACTTTTTCATCAAAAAGTGAAACTTTTGATTTAGTAATATAAGCCTTACTTGCTTGATAGATTGCTAAAATCTCTTTTTGTTTATCATCTAAAAGTAGTGTCTGTTTTTTACCAAACTCTATTTTAGTTTTTGCAATATCAATATCAACTTGCTCTACAACTTTTGATTCTCTTTTTATCATATTTAATAAGGCTTCATTTACAAGTGTAGAAAGTGCAGCAGAAGAGAAACCTGAAGTTTCATGGGCTAATCTATCAATATCAAACTCATAATGTTTTTTATTTAAATATAGTTCTAAAATCTTTTTTCTATCTTCTATATTTGGTAAGTTTACAAAAACTCTTCTATCAAATCTTCCAGCTCTTAAAAGTGCATCATCTAAAACTTCAATCTTATTTGTAGCTGCAATAACGATAACTCCTGAATCACCTTCAAAACCATCCATTTGTGTTAGAAGTTCATTTAATGTTGATTCTCTTTCATCATTTGCTTTTCCATCTCTTTGTTTACCAATTGCATCAATTTCATCAATAAATACAATAGAAGGGGCATTTAATTTTGCTTGCATAAAAAGTTCTCTAACCTTTTTTGCTCCCATTCCAACATATATTTGAACAAAACTTGCACCACTTTGATAAAAAAATGGAACATCTGCTTCACCTGCAACAGCTCTAGCAATAAGTGTTTTACCAACACCTGGAGGTCCTACAAGTAAAACACCCTTTGGAAGTTTAACTCCATGTTTTAAATATTTACTTGGTTTGTTTAAAAAATCAACTATCTCTTCAAGTTCTGCTTTTACTTCAGAAATACCTGCAACATCATTGAAGCTAACATCAGAACTAACTGCTTTTATTGAAGAATTTTCTTCTTGTGTCTCTTTTAGTACTGATGTTTGTTTTGCTTCTTTTAATTCACTTGAAAAGCTGTTTTCGTTCTCTTTTCTATTTTTATTTAAAAACTTTTGAATCTTATCTTGTTTGATTCTTGCAAAAACTGCAAATGCTAATAAAAATAGTAGAAAGATAATTCCAAAGTAGTATGAACCAGACTCTATATGAGCACTACTTTTAAATAGTGTATATAAAAATAGTACTATTAATACAACAGCCGAAACTGCCATCAACTTAATATTTTTGTCTAGTAGATTGTTCTGTTTTTTGTTATTAGAATTTTGCCACATTTTTTTCTTCTTTTGCTTCATAGTTTTCAATTGTTATCCAATCACCAACTAAATCAGCACTACTTTCAACTTCTATTTGATTGAAGTGTTGATCAAGTCCTTGATATTTACCATCTTTATATGATTCGATTAACACATCTAAAGGATTTGTATTGTTTTGTCTAAACTCTAAATTCTTTTGTTTAATTATTGAAGTTAATTCGTTATATCTTAATTTTGCGATATCACCTCTTACTTCATCCTTCATTGTTGCACTTGGAGTTCCATCTCTTTTTGAATAAGTAAAGGCATGAACATGAGTTAAAGGAAATCTATGTAAGTTTTCAACTGCTTCTTTCCATAACTCATCTGTTTCACCAGGATGCCCTACAATAAAATCAGTACCTAAGGCATAGCCATTATCTTTTAAGAACTCAAAAAGTTCTAAATCTGATAATACTTTGTTTCTTCTATTCATAATTTTTAACATAGTTTTAGAAGTATGTTGAAGTGCAATATGTAAATGTTTTGCCATAAAAGGTTCATTGATAATCTCTTTAAACTCATCATCAATTTGAATAGGCTCAATACTTCCCATTCTAATTCTTCTAACACCTTTTATTAAAGACATTTTCTTTAATAGTTTTGCTAAAGAAGTATGTTGTTTCTTTCCATAAGAACCAACATTTGTTCCAGTTAAAATAAACTCTCCAAAACCATTTGCTGCTAAAGTAGTAACTTGCTCTAAGATTTTATCTTCTTTATAACTTCTTGCATCACCTCTTACATAAGGAATAATACAATAAGAACATCTAAAGTCACAACCTTCTTGTATTTTTATAAATGCCCTACTTTTACCAATAAACTCTTCAACAATAGTATCATCAATATGCTCTAAATCACCAGCATCAAAAAATCTCTCTTCTTTTTTTAGAAGTTCATTGATATTCTCTTTTTCACTATGTCCAAAAAGAGCATCAAT
This window of the Arcobacter sp. F155 genome carries:
- the bioV gene encoding pimelyl-ACP methyl ester esterase BioV — translated: MTFKYFSGFSLENEKELFEDYLVENDLTVSGFSYGTIKAFEYALTTKRRVDLLQLFSPAFFETKDEKFKRMQLMYYKKDEQAYCNTFLQNVSFPSKVNMKDYYKEATVQELEELLYYKWDEKDLEELLNKGTKIEVYLGQKDKIIDTTSAKEFFEKFATVYYIKEKGHILK
- a CDS encoding AAA family ATPase, yielding MKQKKKKMWQNSNNKKQNNLLDKNIKLMAVSAVVLIVLFLYTLFKSSAHIESGSYYFGIIFLLFLLAFAVFARIKQDKIQKFLNKNRKENENSFSSELKEAKQTSVLKETQEENSSIKAVSSDVSFNDVAGISEVKAELEEIVDFLNKPSKYLKHGVKLPKGVLLVGPPGVGKTLIARAVAGEADVPFFYQSGASFVQIYVGMGAKKVRELFMQAKLNAPSIVFIDEIDAIGKQRDGKANDERESTLNELLTQMDGFEGDSGVIVIAATNKIEVLDDALLRAGRFDRRVFVNLPNIEDRKKILELYLNKKHYEFDIDRLAHETSGFSSAALSTLVNEALLNMIKRESKVVEQVDIDIAKTKIEFGKKQTLLLDDKQKEILAIYQASKAYITKSKVSLFDEKVSVLDSIYPSYNELLENIKRYLCGSIAVEVIKNEKYAINKDDIKKAYELAEDMKEEYKMVKSSQNIIDEVSNSLRSIISQNVNEINRLKTLILENEVILENDI
- the mtaB gene encoding tRNA (N(6)-L-threonylcarbamoyladenosine(37)-C(2))-methylthiotransferase MtaB; amino-acid sequence: MQFSTNKQKVYFKTFGCRTNVFDTQVMMSNLKDFEVTQDEKQADIVVINSCTVTNSADSTARGYINSLQKFAKPPRVIFTGCGVWTKGENLFKDNKIDALFGHSEKENINELLKKEERFFDAGDLEHIDDTIVEEFIGKSRAFIKIQEGCDFRCSYCIIPYVRGDARSYKEDKILEQVTTLAANGFGEFILTGTNVGSYGKKQHTSLAKLLKKMSLIKGVRRIRMGSIEPIQIDDEFKEIINEPFMAKHLHIALQHTSKTMLKIMNRRNKVLSDLELFEFLKDNGYALGTDFIVGHPGETDELWKEAVENLHRFPLTHVHAFTYSKRDGTPSATMKDEVRGDIAKLRYNELTSIIKQKNLEFRQNNTNPLDVLIESYKDGKYQGLDQHFNQIEVESSADLVGDWITIENYEAKEEKNVAKF